Within the Gigantopelta aegis isolate Gae_Host chromosome 8, Gae_host_genome, whole genome shotgun sequence genome, the region CCTGATGTACAGTTATTGTCAGACGTAGGAGATAGGAAACCATCAACaatcacataggctactcctgttcaatagcagcaagggatagtattttatgtgtacttttttaaaaacaggacaacacatactggGACAGATCTAGCTTCTCTggtgggggagggtggggtgtgtgtgtatgtgtgtgtgtggcgtgtgTGTCCAGAATAAAAAAGGCACAGTGGAATTTTAAAAGGGTCCATGGTAACAACCTCTGTCTTTTTAAAGTgacacattaaaacatttttgcacTGTCAGAAATTGCTACAGCTGCCCTCTAATGTCATCCTGTGTGATGTCATTCATGtggttagtttgtgtactgcaTGAGCGGTGTTATGTAACAATGCGGTGAACAGTTCATCATGCTATATGCATAAGACAGCttgtttaaatcatttattACACCCATGTGATACGTCTTTTGGGATGTCATGACCTCCAATCACCTGAGCAACGAtgtcacacagtacaactcTGCATAGATGTTATGTGAAAAGTGTGCACATGGTTCTatcgattcatatttttaaatgggaAAAATACTTCCTGTCAAttcttacaaataatgttagcagcataatataacaaaatatacagtgtatatCTTAACAATTTAGTTTAGccttaaatatgtttataataggGGCGagacggtcggtttgggatcgatccctgtcagtgggcccattgggctatttcacgctccagccagtgcaccatgactggtacatcaaaggttgtggtatgtgctatcctgtctgtgggatggtgcatataaaagatcccttgatgccaatcgaaaagagtagcccatgaagtggcaacagcgggttttctctgtcaatgtctgtgtggtccttaaccatatgtctgatgccatataagggtaaataaaatgtgttgagtgcatcattaaataaaatatttctttctttctggtggACTATGGTCTTTTTGtaatttctaaattaaaactaAACGTGATTTCatgtgtgatgtgtgtattTAACTAATTTATCAATTACTACCAACAGGGCCACTCGTCAGTTTCCTGATGACTGTGATAGAACATAGAACCATCGTTCTGATTGGTTCTCTTCTTGGTTTCATTGGACTTGTCGTGATTCCATGGTTACCAACTTTGGAGTATTTGTACATTTTCCAAGGAGCACTAACAggtatgtttttaataagaAATGAATCACTATGGTTCTATATGTCAACATTTGTATGGataaatatgtaacaaataaatCAACTTCCACTGGTGGGATTTGAACCATTGATCCTGTGGTTAGAGACCACTGATTCACCAAACTGTGAGACCTCTTACATTTTGCTAATCTATAAATATAAAGAACCACACACCAGGTGTTTTcccatgttgtttttttacatgagTTTATAGTGCACAAGAATATTATACCATGGTATAAATCTTGCACATTATAAGCAAGTGCAATAAACAACATGGAGAAAACAACTGGTttgtggttctgtatttattaccacTTTTGTAAAAGtttcattaaataacacaacatACTTcattagggtctccacgagtactcgaacACGGGCAGAGTCCAGCAAGATTTGAGTCCATTCataggactcgagtacccgagTACCCATACATGTGAGACAATGTAGAGcattaatttcagcagtaactaatcagcaatgcaagttacacaataattatatgatcaagttgtgctagtttctcttttaatCTGGCTGTCTGTTCGTCCGTCCATCATAATACAGAACACATCAACCGtgttctaaatgcaatacaatggcatgatttgacaTTGAtattcagtgctggaattactGCATACATCTACATTGCGgattgtttgcagttggtttgtaataaataaaatactaaactagcttgcctgtcataccatttttacgAAATTCGTGAACAGTGTTGATATCTGACTgactttcgctcgtcagataccaaacatggtcactcatttcataaaaatggtatgacaagCAGCTCGTTTGGTATTCTATATATGATTGCCACTTGTTACATTATAgcgctatgagacatggagggaaaacaaaagttgaaagtgtggaatgcaatacaatggtatgatttggcatccatgttcagccctggaattaagatgcataatgctagtttactttattccttagtctcattgtCATCTAGTTATGGACTCATGGAGGCCGTAAGGTGGGGGTAGGTGGACTGTTACCTATTGAGAGAAATTGTGTAAGTGTATTTTTGGATAACTATTGGTCAGGGCTGATTATttgtcccctaccagtccaaccataggtttcgtctccatccttctgtctgtctgtctgtctatctgttgaTGTGTccaacatatagttttccagactttttatTCACAATGCCTCcaaatattgagctgatattttgtgtatggctttatcatgtacagttacagttcaagtttgactttgatggcaatttacccTTTATCCCTTGATATGGCTGGGCCtggtagggaacatgtattgctttatgtttttatttcatcccACCCTTGAGTTATGTTATGCTACCTATTATGACTCTGGTCATGATCACATTTTACCAGTAACTTCTGATATACTTAGTGAAAGCAGTAAGAGAACACTCGATATTGTAGACCATTCCAGTCTCTATTAGCGTCATAATGTCTGTGTCAAGTATAGAGATGTAATGTGTCTTTGACTGTCAGTAATATGAGATTTATTGTAGTTTTAAAGGGTATCTGATTGAGAGAtgttatgttctgtcttgttatttacaaaaaaagggCTATGCAAAACgtccagttttgttgaaaaatcagtttacagagggtctggttttgagaggtttcactgtattaaatagactgtttcttgttgttgtttcagGAATTGGTTACTGCTTCGTATTCGTCCCGTCTCAGGTCCTCAGTGGTCTCTATTTTGACAAGGGGCGGAGTCTAGCGACAGGAATCGTTACTAGTGGATCAGGTCTAGGGACGGCTATTTTTCCCATTCTTGCTGGAAATCTCATCAGATTATATTCCTGGAAAggatcaattttaattttttctggaATCAGTTTAAATCTGTTTGTCTTCGGAGGTCTTCTCCGACCTCTGCCGGAAGTGTCAAAGGCACAGATAGAAGTTGAAGAGAAGATTAGTGCTCTGTCCACAAAAGCCCTGAAGAAACCTCTGAAAAACTTTAGAGTCTTTACGAGTTTTTGTTTTGACGTGTTCTTCATCAACAACATTTGCTACAACCTGTGTGCCTGTATTCTTCTTTCATTTGGACCAGAGTTTTTCACCACCAAAGGCCTTACTAATATAGATGCAGCTTTCCAGCTGACAATTGCTGGAATCACAACATTTATTGGGGCCATCATTGGTGGAATCGTTGGAAACATACAGTCATTCAATCGCTTTGGAATGTACATGACATCTAACATCTTGGAAGGAATTGCAGTGATGCTTTTCCCACTGGTTCATGGATTTGGTGCTATATCTACTATTGCAGCCATCTTTGGTTTGTTCTTTGGCATCTGCCTGGGTCTTCTCGTCATGGTAACTATAGACATTCTTGGAGCTGAAAGTATGGGAGATGGCATTGGGTATCTGATGCTAGCTAATGGAATTGGAGCTTTTTTAGGACCAGTTTTGGCAGGTATTTACCTGTACGAACATCTGTGTTTATGAAATATGGTTTTCCAAATAATTTTACTAGAATTTTGAATTATGGATAGGCACTTTGTTtaccaaaataattttgtttttgtttataatggAGAATATACAAAGAGGTGtagattcatgaaaaataattcacaagTCCTGTAGGGGtgagttaattatttttcataaatcTACATTTCTGAGTGCATTCTCCAACTTAATCCatcattcattaaaacaaattgcatgactgctaaattaacttctattttatctttttttaatgaaaatattggttaaaattgCAAAGAATATTTACACAAAAATTATAACCCAAAATGATAGGATCCTTTTGAACCTAACCTGAATGATTTGGTGAGGAAATCCTCAACAGTGGATGGCTGGCATTAAGTGAATGCACACCCTATGCCTGAACGTGTAAGGTTCGCTGTGTTTCATCAGAATATATTACTATCAGTAGTATTAGatttataaggcttaaatttaTTTGTTCGTGCAGATGTTTAACCTCATGGGCAAAATTAAGCGTTGTATTTGTTTACAGTGTACAAGTTTGTTCAGAAGTGGGTTGAAATCCCTGACCTGAATGCttaaaaagttcaaattgcattgtttcacaGGTTCAAAAAAATAATCTATACCTAGAACAATAGTGGGACATCATAGGTATGGATTAAGATGTTAGATGTTGGCCTATCTTCCTCAGAAACAAAGATCTGAGTAACATTTCTAGACactgaaaagaaataaattgaTTATATTCATCAGTTAAAACTTTGGATTAATGGAACAATTTAGATGTGTACCACTGTTATGCATTAGTACAGggtgatatattaaattaaaatatctatCTTCTCTTTAAGGGACTTTGAAGGAGATGACTGGGGACTATTTGTCTTCGTTCTACGTTGCTGGAGGTGTTTCTATCTGTGGTGGAGTCCTCATGCTTCTCATCCCACTGAAGATCGTGCTGGCCAGGTGGTACGACACCGTCTGGAACATCACCAGCCCCCCAGATGAACTTCCTTTCAAGAAGGGACAGAAGAGTGAAGATTATAATAAGCAAAACAGGTCTCACAAAGGTGAGAGTTtgaaaaaaggagaagaaaatTTGAGTTATGAGAATCTGACATTTCCAGCTGAAGAAGTAGAGGATGAGGCTTATGTTAAACTTACAGTGAAATCTGACAGTCCTAACCTTGAGGCTGAAGTACATGAATCTACTCGACTTTAAACCCATACCCAGTCCCAGCCACttgatgtaaaaagaaaaggaaaagtgtttttgaaatactggggtttcttcttgtttgttttgtcctcctatagatgaggcactagcTAGAGATTCACTGTTTTACCAAATGTCCATTCGACCCTACATTGTGCAGAGACATGGCcctgattacataatattattatggttTTCTCGttcagatttattattattattatcattatgatgattatgatgatgattattagtattattattgttttttaatttattaccgcagataaaacagaaaatgttcAGTGCAACAATaaatttctgtttttatttttaattggaaTTTGCAGGACTTGCCTTGTCCATTGCCAAATCAGCCATTGATTGctcatttttatacaaagaggctacaacatttagtcattGGCTAATAAAAGTTTCCATAAAtcaaccacattttaataattttcaagcaaataccttacataattaaatattagctaaaccaaaatgtgttccagtgtgagcccagaatttgtaaaaacattgctAAAGATATAAATAGAGCAACAAAATTTGCCCACAGATACAAATGGTATCTGCTCAATGAGGATggaatgacattttattttttattggctAATTCTACTAAactctataatattatattcattttgttatttatagttttaaaaagcaGTCAATACAATAAAATTTCATTCTTCAAGAAGCAGATGGTATCCTACCATAAGTgttgctattttatttatatcttgactaatattttcataaaactaCACAAATGTCATAAAATGTTCCTTCCCAAAacacttttcattttatttataccgGTACATCAAGTGAAACTGAAAATAGTATTGACAAGAAAACCATACTTTTAGTGGAGACTGGAACAGGGTGTAAATAAAGCATTTGTGATTCTACAGCTAGCACTGTACTTGCAAAACTTTAACGTCTAAACTCAGGGCTTTAATTCTTTTGCTTTGaggggctggatttagctcTTTATAATGTGACTAGAAACATACACTAGGTGTACATGCCTCATCAGTTAATGTGACTAGAAACATACACTAGGTGGACATGCCTCATCAGTTAATGTGACTAGAAACATACACTAGGTGGACATGCCTCATCAGTTAATGTGACTAGAAACATACACTAGGTGGACATGCCTCATCAGTTAATGTGACTAGAAACATATACTAGGTGGACATGCCTCATCAGTTAATGTGACTAGAAACATACACTAGGTGTACATGCCTCATCAGTTAATGTGACTAGAAACATacactattgtccgaaccaaattgttaacaatcaAATCTTGATAAGAAATGGCATACAACTGCTATGTAGCTAGTTGTGTATCAAATCTTGATAAGAAGTGGCATACAACAGCTATGCAGCTAGTTGTGTATCATATCTTGATAAGAAGTGGCATACAACAGCTATGCAGCTAGTTGTGTATTAAATCTTGATAAGAAGTGGCATACAGCAGCTATGCAGCTAGTTGTGTATCAAATCTTGATAAGAAGTGGCATACAGCAGCTATGCAGCTAGTTGTGTATCAAATCTTGATAAGAAGTGGCATACAGCAGCTATGCAGCTAGTTGTGTATCAAATCTTGATAAGAAGTGGCATACAACAGCTATGCAGCTAGTTGTGTATCAAATATTGATAAGAAGTGGCATACAACAGCTATGCAGCTAGTTGTGTATTAAATCTTGATAAGAAGTGGCATACAACAGCTATGCAGCTAGTTGTGTATCATATCTTGATAAGAAGTGGCATACAACAACTACTGTATGTAGCtagttgaataaagtactttttgtgtaacacattttatgtatatagttttatgtAATATTGTTTGGGGTCATTTAATAAATGAGATATCTGTGCTGCTGTGCTTATAACAATTTGAAAACTTGTTTTGGGCACATTTGGTTAATGGTATAACACTCATTgggcacacaaacacacaacgtTGTTTACACATTGTTCTGGTTGGGGTAGGATCTACATGTAGCTTGGTCGACAGATGCTatggttgtaggatcaaaccttGATGGACCTATTCTTtgataaccaatgattaataataaatcaatgtgctctagtggtgtgtgtTTTCTTCTAAAAGTTTTAACCTTTTtaccattaatataatattaccttttatatattatatgtattgaatttaacaatatagatatttttttacAGTGCCATGGCAAAAATAATGATTATTGATTCCTAAAaggcaaatattttttaatatgaactACATTGCATTTACTATCATAAATATGGTTTCAAGTTATTTTTACCAATTTTGTTACTCATTTCGTTTTCAtaaactacattttttcctactACCTCAAGATAAAAAGGCAGTTTACAAGCACATTGTACCtttacagatattataaaatgttaattaatattataaccaAATTCTATTGGttgttaaatacatatatttatgtacttgTTATATGTCATATCAATTTGTTATTGCACATTCAGTTATATACCAGTTACTAATAAGAAGTGGCATAAAATAACTATGCAGGtaattatataccaaatactGATAAGAAGTGGCATACAACAACTGTGTAGCTAATTATGtaccaaatattaatacaaagtATGATACAACAGCTATGTAGCTAGTTATACACCAGATACTGATAAGAAGTGGCATACAACAGCTATGTAGCTAGctatatatcaaatattgacAAGAAGTGGCATACAACAGCTATGTAGCtagctatatataaaatattgacaaGAAGTGGCATACAACAACTATGTAGCtagctatatataaaatatttacaagaagTGGCATACAACAGCTATCTAGCTAGTTATATACCAGATACTAATAAGAAGTGACATACAACTATGTAGCTagctatatgtcaaatattgatAAGAAGTGGCATACAGCAGCTATGTAGTTAGTTATATACCAGATACTGATAAGAAGTGACATACAACTAATAGCTAGCTATATGTCAAATCTTGATAAGAAGTGGCATACAACTATGTAGCTAGTTGTGTATCAAATCTTGATAAGAAGTGGCATACAACAGCTATGTAGCTAGTTGTGTATTAAATCTTGATAAGAAGTGGCATACAACAGCTATGTAGCTAGTTGTGTATTAAATCTTGATAAGAAGTGGCATACAGCAGCTATGCAGCTAGTTGTGTATCATATCTTGATAAGAAGTGGCATACAACAGCTATGTAGCTAGTTGTGTATTAAATCTTGATAAGAAGTGGCATACAACAGCTATGTAGCTAGTTGTGTATTAAATCTTGATAAGAAGTGGCATACAACAACTACAGAAAGATTGCTTGCTAGTTGTAACTAAGTTGTTGGTTTTCTCTAAGGCAGTATAATAgatttagcaaatgtttgacatccatgtcATACCAttaactaaatcaatgtgctctagtggtgtgtcTAAAAGTCTTAACCTTTTtaccattaatataattttaccttttatatattatatgtattgaatttaacaatatatatatatatatatatatatatatatatatattttacaatgccaTGGCAACAATAATGATTATTGATTCCTAAAaagcaaatattttaaagatgaaCTAAATTGCATTTATTATCATAAATATGGCTCAAGTTATTTTTACCAATTGTGTTATCGTTTCGTTTTCATAAACTACATTTTGTTCTACTACCTCAAGATAAAAAGGCAGTTTACAAGCACAATGATGTACTCAGTGTATTATaaatactataatattataattattacagatattataaatgttaattaatattataaccaAATTCTATTGGTTGTGTTTTATCTAAGttgttaaatacatatatttatgta harbors:
- the LOC121379932 gene encoding monocarboxylate transporter 14-like encodes the protein MHAVNGVTGFVIIVSSFMIQVISFGISSSIGIYNMEYLDYFTNDAIAVSLVSAINIGFFQAAGPLVSFLMTVIEHRTIVLIGSLLGFIGLVVIPWLPTLEYLYIFQGALTGIGYCFVFVPSQVLSGLYFDKGRSLATGIVTSGSGLGTAIFPILAGNLIRLYSWKGSILIFSGISLNLFVFGGLLRPLPEVSKAQIEVEEKISALSTKALKKPLKNFRVFTSFCFDVFFINNICYNLCACILLSFGPEFFTTKGLTNIDAAFQLTIAGITTFIGAIIGGIVGNIQSFNRFGMYMTSNILEGIAVMLFPLVHGFGAISTIAAIFGLFFGICLGLLVMVTIDILGAESMGDGIGYLMLANGIGAFLGPVLAGTLKEMTGDYLSSFYVAGGVSICGGVLMLLIPLKIVLARWYDTVWNITSPPDELPFKKGQKSEDYNKQNRSHKGESLKKGEENLSYENLTFPAEEVEDEAYVKLTVKSDSPNLEAEVHESTRL